The Periplaneta americana isolate PAMFEO1 chromosome 9, P.americana_PAMFEO1_priV1, whole genome shotgun sequence genome contains a region encoding:
- the LOC138706727 gene encoding putative gamma-glutamylcyclotransferase CG2811 isoform X2 → MSFHKVFVYGTLKRGEPNHYWIMDKSKGLSKFVGVAKTVEKYPLIIGTKYNIPFLLDAPGRGHNVVGELYQVDETMLQHLDILEDHPSFYVREIGKVKLTADDTVEDCWIYLIKKFKPEMLAQEHFEDYSSTGAHGLAYRESDNEATIDDL, encoded by the exons ATGTCTTTTCATAAGGTATTCGTATATGGCACCCTAAAACGAGGAGAGCCAAATCATTACTGGATTATGGACAAAAGTAAAGGATTATCCAAATTTGTTGGAGTTGCAAAAACAGTAGAAAAGTACCCTTTGATCATTGGTACGAAATATAATATACCATTTCTCTTAGATGCACCAGGACGAGGACAC AATGTTGTCGGGGAATTGTACCAAGTAGATGAGACCATGCTGCAGCATTTAGACATTCTGGAAGACCATCCATCTTTCTACGTAAGAGAAATTGGAAAAGTAAAATTGACTGCTGATGACACCGTAGAGGATTGCTGGATTTACTTGATTAAGAAATTCAAGCCAGAAATGTTGGCGCAAGAGCATTTCGAAGACTACAGTTCTACCGGTGCACATGGACTCGCGTATAGAGAGAG
- the LOC138706727 gene encoding putative gamma-glutamylcyclotransferase CG2811 isoform X1 encodes MSFHKVFVYGTLKRGEPNHYWIMDKSKGLSKFVGVAKTVEKYPLIIGTKYNIPFLLDAPGRGHNVVGELYQVDETMLQHLDILEDHPSFYVREIGKVKLTADDTVEDCWIYLIKKFKPEMLAQEHFEDYSSTGAHGLAYRERYLRDKSYDIKQDVFPSA; translated from the exons ATGTCTTTTCATAAGGTATTCGTATATGGCACCCTAAAACGAGGAGAGCCAAATCATTACTGGATTATGGACAAAAGTAAAGGATTATCCAAATTTGTTGGAGTTGCAAAAACAGTAGAAAAGTACCCTTTGATCATTGGTACGAAATATAATATACCATTTCTCTTAGATGCACCAGGACGAGGACAC AATGTTGTCGGGGAATTGTACCAAGTAGATGAGACCATGCTGCAGCATTTAGACATTCTGGAAGACCATCCATCTTTCTACGTAAGAGAAATTGGAAAAGTAAAATTGACTGCTGATGACACCGTAGAGGATTGCTGGATTTACTTGATTAAGAAATTCAAGCCAGAAATGTTGGCGCAAGAGCATTTCGAAGACTACAGTTCTACCGGTGCACATGGACTCGCGTATAGAGAGAGGTACTTGCGTGATAAATCCTATGACATCAAACAGGATGTGTTCCCTTCAGCGTAG